A region from the Neurospora crassa OR74A linkage group V, whole genome shotgun sequence genome encodes:
- a CDS encoding plasma membrane proteolipid 3: MGVASAIFLVIVTIFCPPIGVFAIAGCGADLLINICLTLLGYIPGHVHAFYLEYVYYDRRERLRQGSIVTDRAPGVYSDNVQNGGNPHGYGTIVQPNAS, from the exons ATGGGAGTGGCCTCAGCAATTTTCCTGGTCATCGTGACCATTTTCT GTCCTCCGATCGGCGTGTTTGCCATCGCCGGCTGTGGGGCAGACCTCTTGATCAACATCTGCCTGACTTTGTTGGG CTATATCCCTGGCCACGTTCATGCCTTCTATCTCGAATATGTCTACTACGACCGTCGGGAGCGGTTAAGACAAGGCTCCATCGTCACCGACCGCGCTCCTGGCGTCTACAGCGATAATGTTCAGAACGGCGGGAACCCACATGGGTATGGTACCATTGTGCAGCCGAACGCTTCGTAG